A part of Solibacillus sp. FSL H8-0538 genomic DNA contains:
- a CDS encoding 2-hydroxyacid dehydrogenase, which yields MKPKVLITHELPGDSIQKLKEIADVEILEDSNVNKAVLMEKIVDKEAIISFLGDEIDQDIIKQGNKLRIIANYAVGFNNIDVESAKKCGIIVTNTPDVLTDSTADLTWGLIMAIARRIPEGDAFVKNNLFKGWEPQLLIGQAVSGKTLGIIGMGRIGQAVARRANGFQMKVLYTKRTRLTEAEERSLNAEYCSLEELLQQSDFVSLHTPLSDATKHLIRKEQLDFMKPTAYLINTSRGALIHEKDLVEKLKAKEIAGAALDVFEDEPKLAPGLTELKNVVLTPHIGSSTIETRIQMADLAIANVIAVLQGEKPLTMV from the coding sequence ATGAAACCAAAAGTGTTGATAACACATGAGTTGCCAGGGGATTCCATACAAAAATTAAAAGAAATTGCAGATGTAGAGATTTTAGAGGATTCTAACGTCAACAAAGCCGTGCTAATGGAGAAGATTGTCGACAAAGAAGCCATTATCTCCTTTTTAGGTGATGAAATTGATCAAGATATTATTAAACAGGGAAATAAATTAAGAATTATTGCTAACTATGCTGTTGGCTTTAATAATATCGATGTTGAATCAGCAAAAAAATGTGGAATTATTGTAACGAATACACCTGACGTATTAACGGATTCTACAGCGGATTTGACGTGGGGTCTTATCATGGCAATTGCGAGAAGAATTCCTGAAGGGGACGCTTTTGTAAAGAATAACTTATTTAAAGGGTGGGAGCCGCAATTATTAATCGGACAAGCCGTTTCAGGCAAAACGTTAGGCATTATTGGGATGGGGAGAATTGGCCAAGCTGTAGCAAGACGTGCAAATGGATTTCAAATGAAGGTGCTATATACAAAAAGAACCCGATTAACAGAAGCGGAAGAACGCTCATTAAATGCAGAATACTGTAGTTTAGAAGAATTACTACAACAATCCGATTTTGTTTCCTTGCATACACCTTTATCAGACGCTACAAAACATTTAATAAGAAAAGAACAATTAGACTTCATGAAGCCAACAGCCTATTTAATCAATACGTCACGCGGAGCTTTAATCCATGAAAAAGACTTAGTAGAGAAATTAAAGGCCAAGGAAATTGCTGGAGCTGCTTTAGATGTATTTGAGGATGAACCTAAGTTAGCACCGGGATTAACTGAGTTAAAAAATGTTGTCTTAACGCCCCATATTGGAAGTTCTACGATTGAAACGCGAATACAAATGGCGGACTTAGCGATTGCAAATGTCATAGCTGTACTTCAAGGGGAGAAACCGCTAACGATGGTTTAA
- a CDS encoding glycerate kinase, producing MKIVIAPDSFKGSLSALEVCECVKKGIDKVLSNVEVIKVPLSDGGEGITQTLIEAIGGIYEHHIVADPLKRTVKAYYGVLGDKETAVIEVAQASGLVHLKPSEKNPLVATSLGTGQLLMHAVKKGYRKFIIGLGGSGTNDGGIGILIALGVRFFDNSGQLIEMNQVADILKVRKLHLEEVPKEFNDCEFLVASDVSNILCGPNGATTIFGPQKGVNQSNHHILERALKHFGTILEEQFQDTVLNFPGSGAAGGIGAIFKAIFKARFSSGIELVDKYTELESKIATADLIFTGEGKLDTQTLSGKVIYGVGKLASKYEKPVIALCGVNELDDKGLDTLNLIAAFSIVKGPCTVDYAIENAAELVTNLTANIVRTILIFNKGNK from the coding sequence ATGAAAATTGTTATTGCTCCAGATAGTTTCAAAGGCTCTTTAAGTGCACTAGAAGTATGCGAATGTGTGAAGAAGGGTATTGATAAAGTCCTTTCTAATGTTGAAGTTATAAAAGTACCATTATCAGACGGTGGTGAGGGAATAACCCAAACGCTTATAGAAGCAATAGGAGGAATATATGAACATCATATCGTGGCAGATCCATTAAAACGAACTGTGAAAGCGTATTATGGTGTACTAGGAGACAAAGAAACTGCAGTTATCGAAGTTGCTCAAGCTTCTGGTCTCGTGCATCTGAAACCCAGTGAAAAAAATCCATTAGTTGCTACAAGCTTAGGTACTGGCCAATTATTAATGCATGCTGTAAAGAAAGGTTATCGTAAATTTATCATTGGTTTAGGTGGCAGTGGTACGAATGATGGAGGTATTGGGATTCTTATAGCTCTAGGCGTTCGTTTTTTTGATAACAGCGGTCAGCTAATTGAAATGAATCAAGTAGCTGACATTTTAAAAGTAAGAAAACTACACTTAGAAGAAGTGCCAAAAGAGTTCAATGACTGTGAATTTTTGGTGGCTAGTGATGTATCAAATATTCTTTGTGGACCAAATGGCGCTACTACAATTTTTGGACCGCAAAAAGGTGTAAATCAGAGCAATCATCATATTTTAGAGAGGGCTTTGAAACATTTTGGAACAATATTAGAGGAACAATTTCAGGATACTGTATTAAACTTTCCTGGTAGTGGAGCTGCAGGTGGTATCGGGGCGATATTTAAAGCAATATTTAAAGCTAGATTCTCATCAGGTATTGAGCTAGTAGATAAATATACCGAATTAGAAAGTAAGATTGCAACTGCGGATCTAATATTTACAGGAGAAGGTAAATTGGATACTCAAACGTTATCTGGAAAAGTTATTTATGGAGTAGGCAAATTAGCAAGTAAATATGAGAAGCCCGTAATTGCTTTATGTGGAGTGAATGAATTAGATGATAAGGGACTTGATACATTAAATTTGATCGCTGCATTCTCGATTGTCAAAGGCCCATGTACAGTTGACTATGCAATAGAAAACGCAGCTGAATTAGTAACCAATCTAACTGCTAACATCGTAAGAACTATACTGATTTTTAATAAAGGGAATAAGTAA
- a CDS encoding long-chain fatty acid--CoA ligase codes for MMQTPLLLNDLLKRAEMYYAHKEIISRTSDTMTHRLTYGEWGKRTRKLAHALTKLGMNQGDKVASFAWNQHRHLEAYFAVPCAGAVLHMVNIRLSAEHISYIINHAEDEIILIDQDLVPLIEEIQLELKTVKHFVIMADGDLPETTLPNALSYEKLLEEADENFEFPTNIDENAPASMCYTSATTGNPKGVVYTHRSLVLHSTMLSMVDTMGIGERDVIMPIVPMFHVNAWGMPFAGVNVGATQVLIGPQFTPGLILDVIEQYGVTKTAGVPTIWLGVVQEMEKRARDLSKLQTIFCGGSASPKGLIRTFEEKFGVNYVVVYGMTETSPIVSLSNYLAKMDDWSVRDQIDARAMQGLTVPGIESSIVNEEGEVPWDGETMGELRLRGPWIASEYYQDERTAEAFKDGWLYTGDIAVRSKEGFIKITDRTKDLIKSGGEWISSVELENALMSHDAIFEAAVIAIPHPKWQERPLACVVLKEGVEVSKEELMAFLADQFAKWWMPDDIVFLEEIPKTSVGKFLKAKLRENVKEIYPQLSF; via the coding sequence ATGATGCAAACACCGTTATTATTAAATGATTTGCTAAAGCGTGCAGAAATGTATTATGCGCACAAAGAAATAATTTCACGTACAAGCGACACAATGACACACCGCTTAACATACGGCGAGTGGGGGAAACGTACGCGGAAATTAGCCCATGCACTAACAAAACTCGGTATGAATCAAGGGGATAAAGTAGCTTCGTTCGCCTGGAATCAACATCGCCACCTAGAAGCCTATTTTGCTGTACCGTGCGCGGGTGCTGTGCTGCATATGGTCAATATTCGTCTATCAGCAGAGCATATTAGCTATATTATTAATCATGCTGAGGACGAAATCATTTTAATCGATCAAGATTTAGTACCATTAATTGAAGAGATTCAACTTGAACTAAAAACAGTGAAGCATTTTGTCATTATGGCGGACGGGGATTTGCCAGAAACGACATTGCCAAACGCGTTGTCTTACGAAAAATTATTAGAGGAAGCGGATGAAAACTTCGAATTCCCAACAAATATTGATGAAAACGCACCAGCGAGCATGTGCTATACAAGTGCAACAACGGGCAATCCAAAAGGGGTTGTATACACGCACCGTTCACTAGTGCTACATAGTACGATGCTATCAATGGTTGATACGATGGGGATTGGTGAGCGCGACGTTATTATGCCAATCGTGCCAATGTTCCACGTAAATGCATGGGGAATGCCGTTTGCAGGCGTGAATGTCGGTGCCACACAAGTATTAATTGGGCCACAATTTACTCCGGGCTTAATTTTAGATGTCATTGAGCAGTACGGTGTCACAAAAACAGCAGGCGTACCAACGATTTGGCTAGGTGTTGTTCAAGAAATGGAGAAGCGCGCACGTGATTTGTCTAAGCTGCAAACGATTTTCTGCGGCGGCTCGGCTTCACCAAAAGGACTAATCCGCACATTTGAAGAGAAATTCGGTGTCAATTATGTCGTTGTATACGGTATGACAGAAACGTCGCCCATCGTCTCACTTTCAAACTACTTAGCGAAAATGGATGATTGGTCTGTTAGGGATCAAATCGATGCACGCGCCATGCAAGGTTTAACCGTGCCAGGTATTGAATCAAGCATTGTGAATGAAGAAGGCGAAGTGCCATGGGATGGTGAAACGATGGGGGAGCTGCGTTTACGTGGACCATGGATTGCGAGCGAATATTATCAAGATGAGCGCACTGCTGAAGCTTTTAAAGATGGCTGGTTGTACACCGGTGATATCGCTGTTCGTTCAAAGGAAGGTTTCATTAAAATTACAGACCGCACGAAGGATTTAATTAAATCTGGTGGGGAATGGATTTCATCTGTAGAGTTAGAAAATGCGTTAATGTCACATGATGCTATATTTGAAGCGGCAGTAATTGCAATTCCCCATCCAAAATGGCAGGAGCGTCCGTTAGCATGTGTTGTGCTAAAAGAGGGTGTGGAAGTTTCGAAGGAAGAACTCATGGCGTTTTTAGCAGATCAATTTGCAAAATGGTGGATGCCAGATGATATTGTGTTCTTAGAAGAAATTCCGAAAACATCAGTAGGGAAGTTTTTAAAGGCCAAGCTTCGTGAAAACGTGAAGGAAATTTACCCACAGCTGTCATTTTAA
- a CDS encoding sulfate permease, with the protein MKDFFVSLLFFGLTGYFIYLIVQNMPQLFTETTTIKQYGLLVYRLIMVFVLFNLGIVSSKNYKRSKPA; encoded by the coding sequence ATGAAAGATTTTTTCGTAAGCTTACTATTTTTCGGCCTTACTGGATATTTTATTTATTTGATCGTTCAAAATATGCCTCAGCTATTTACTGAAACAACGACGATTAAGCAATACGGTCTCCTCGTCTACCGCTTAATTATGGTGTTTGTACTATTTAATTTAGGAATAGTTAGTAGTAAAAACTATAAGCGCTCGAAACCAGCATAA
- the trpB gene encoding tryptophan synthase subunit beta: protein MTTTTEKGYFGEFGGSFVPPALQNVLNILDEQFEQYKNDPEFLAELDYYFTEYVGRKSPLYFAENLTKQCGGAKIYLKREDLNHTGSHKINNVLGQILLAKRMGAKRVIAETGAGQHGVATATVCAMFGMDCTIYMGSEDTKRQALNVFRMELLGAKVVTVDKGQGRLKEAVDEAFADLVENYENTFYLLGSAVGPHPFPTMVKHFQSVISKESKEQHLAKEGKLPTAVIACCGGGSNAIGAFANYIDDTEVRLIGVEPDKAASITEGSPGNLYGFRCMVLQDEEGNPLPTYSIAAGLDYPGVGPEHSYLHSIGRAEYVTISNEEVLEAFQTLSKVEGIIPALESSHAVAHALKLAPTLSSEDSLIVNISGRGDKDVEQVFNMLK, encoded by the coding sequence ATGACAACGACAACTGAAAAAGGTTATTTCGGCGAATTTGGCGGGAGCTTTGTACCCCCAGCCCTACAAAATGTACTCAATATTTTAGACGAGCAATTTGAGCAATATAAAAATGATCCTGAATTTTTAGCTGAGCTTGACTACTACTTCACGGAATACGTTGGCCGTAAATCACCACTTTACTTTGCCGAAAATTTAACAAAACAATGTGGCGGGGCGAAAATTTACTTAAAACGTGAAGATTTAAACCATACCGGCTCTCATAAAATTAATAACGTACTTGGCCAAATTTTACTCGCGAAACGTATGGGCGCAAAACGCGTTATTGCTGAAACTGGCGCAGGTCAGCATGGTGTAGCAACAGCTACCGTTTGTGCAATGTTTGGTATGGACTGCACAATTTATATGGGCTCTGAGGACACAAAACGCCAAGCATTAAACGTATTCCGTATGGAGCTACTTGGTGCGAAAGTAGTCACGGTGGACAAAGGTCAAGGTCGCTTAAAAGAAGCTGTAGATGAGGCTTTTGCTGATTTAGTCGAAAACTATGAGAATACATTCTATTTACTAGGCTCAGCAGTAGGACCTCATCCATTCCCAACGATGGTGAAACACTTCCAATCAGTGATTAGTAAGGAATCGAAGGAGCAGCATTTAGCAAAAGAAGGCAAACTTCCTACTGCAGTGATTGCTTGCTGTGGTGGCGGTAGTAACGCAATTGGTGCATTTGCTAACTATATTGATGACACTGAAGTACGTCTAATCGGTGTGGAACCAGATAAAGCAGCTTCAATTACAGAAGGCTCACCTGGTAATTTATATGGATTCCGCTGCATGGTGCTTCAAGATGAAGAAGGCAATCCACTACCAACGTATTCAATCGCTGCAGGCCTAGATTATCCAGGTGTCGGACCAGAACATAGCTACCTACATTCAATAGGCCGCGCTGAATATGTAACGATTTCGAATGAAGAAGTGCTAGAAGCCTTCCAAACGCTATCAAAAGTTGAAGGCATAATTCCGGCACTTGAAAGCTCACATGCGGTTGCCCATGCACTGAAATTAGCCCCAACACTATCATCCGAAGATAGCCTTATCGTTAATATTTCAGGCCGCGGTGATAAAGATGTTGAGCAAGTATTTAATATGTTAAAATAA
- the trpA gene encoding tryptophan synthase subunit alpha, producing MTAVTEAILKVNARGDKAFVPYIMAGDGGLEKLQPTILRLQELGVTAIEVGIPFSDPVADGPTIEKAGKRALAHGTTLRKVIETLITFADEITVPLVAMTYLNPILAYGAESFAADASRAGIRGVIIPDMPMEEMNIIHPTLKNSGIALVQLISLTSPAERITQLASASEGFIYAVTVNGITGARSSFAENLADHFNQLKAASSIPVLAGFGISTPEHVKQFGAFADGVIVGSKIVDALVNDDWATIEALIKATQLSTSN from the coding sequence ATGACAGCTGTAACAGAGGCAATTTTAAAAGTAAATGCACGCGGGGACAAAGCGTTCGTTCCTTATATTATGGCAGGTGACGGCGGACTTGAAAAATTACAGCCAACGATTTTACGTCTGCAAGAGCTTGGCGTAACCGCAATCGAAGTAGGGATTCCGTTTTCAGATCCCGTTGCAGACGGACCAACAATTGAAAAAGCTGGTAAACGCGCTTTAGCGCACGGCACAACTTTACGAAAAGTCATTGAAACACTAATTACCTTTGCGGATGAAATTACTGTGCCGCTTGTTGCGATGACGTATTTAAATCCGATTTTAGCTTACGGTGCTGAAAGCTTTGCAGCAGATGCAAGTCGTGCAGGAATTCGCGGTGTCATTATTCCAGATATGCCAATGGAGGAAATGAACATAATCCACCCTACATTAAAAAATTCAGGGATTGCTCTTGTCCAGCTGATTTCTTTAACAAGTCCAGCTGAACGAATAACCCAGCTTGCCAGTGCTAGTGAAGGCTTTATTTACGCGGTAACAGTAAACGGCATTACGGGTGCTCGTTCAAGCTTTGCTGAAAATCTTGCTGACCATTTTAATCAACTAAAAGCAGCGAGCTCCATTCCTGTATTAGCCGGCTTCGGTATTTCAACGCCTGAACATGTGAAGCAATTTGGTGCATTTGCAGACGGCGTTATTGTCGGCAGTAAAATCGTCGATGCGCTTGTAAACGATGATTGGGCAACGATTGAAGCACTAATTAAAGCAACGCAGCTTTCTACTTCAAACTAA
- the trpB gene encoding tryptophan synthase subunit beta yields MTTTKGRFGKFGGQFVPETLMTPLIELEQAYEEAKQDPAFQQELDYYLKQYVGRETPLYYAERLTKRVGGAKIYLKREDLNHTGAHKINNALGQALLAKRMGKKKIVAETGAGQHGVATATACALLDMECIVYMGAEDVKRQQLNVFRMELLGTKVVGVDKGSATLKDAVNEALRHWVTHVEDTHYILGSALGPHPFPTIVRDFQRVIGDETRAQILQQEGRLPDSVIACIGGGSNAIGMFYPFIEDKDVALYGIEASGAGVDTDKHAAAIHVGKMGVLHGAFMYLLQDDNGFVQEAHSISAGLDYPGVGPEHCHLHASGRAQYPSVTDAQALEGVKLLCETEGILPALESAHAIYYASQFAKTRPAEEVVVVCLSGRGDKDVHTLVDAFGGDLS; encoded by the coding sequence ATGACAACGACTAAAGGAAGATTCGGTAAATTTGGCGGACAATTTGTTCCCGAGACATTAATGACACCGTTAATTGAATTAGAGCAAGCGTACGAGGAAGCAAAGCAGGATCCTGCCTTCCAACAAGAGTTAGACTATTATTTAAAACAATACGTAGGTCGCGAAACACCGCTTTATTATGCAGAACGTTTAACGAAGCGCGTTGGCGGAGCAAAAATATATTTAAAGCGTGAAGATTTGAATCATACGGGTGCACATAAGATTAATAATGCACTTGGACAGGCCCTGCTTGCAAAACGTATGGGCAAGAAGAAAATTGTTGCAGAAACCGGCGCTGGTCAGCACGGTGTGGCAACCGCTACTGCCTGTGCCCTACTAGATATGGAATGCATCGTTTATATGGGGGCAGAGGATGTAAAACGTCAACAGCTAAACGTATTCCGTATGGAGTTACTTGGAACAAAAGTGGTCGGCGTTGACAAGGGCTCAGCTACCCTAAAAGATGCTGTAAACGAGGCGCTTCGCCACTGGGTTACACATGTTGAAGATACACATTATATTTTAGGCTCAGCATTGGGGCCCCACCCGTTCCCAACAATTGTCCGTGATTTCCAACGTGTTATTGGGGATGAAACACGTGCACAAATTTTACAACAAGAAGGTCGTTTACCAGATTCAGTCATTGCTTGTATCGGTGGGGGCAGTAACGCAATCGGCATGTTCTACCCGTTCATCGAAGATAAAGACGTGGCGCTCTATGGGATTGAAGCATCCGGCGCTGGTGTCGATACAGATAAGCATGCAGCGGCAATTCACGTAGGAAAAATGGGTGTACTGCACGGGGCATTTATGTATTTATTACAAGATGACAACGGCTTTGTACAAGAAGCACACTCAATTTCTGCTGGGCTTGATTATCCAGGCGTTGGACCAGAGCATTGTCATTTGCATGCAAGCGGTCGTGCGCAGTATCCATCCGTTACCGATGCACAAGCACTTGAAGGTGTAAAGCTATTGTGCGAAACAGAAGGCATTTTACCGGCATTAGAAAGTGCACATGCGATTTATTATGCTTCACAATTTGCAAAAACACGTCCTGCTGAAGAAGTTGTTGTTGTTTGTTTATCAGGGCGTGGCGATAAAGATGTGCACACGTTAGTGGATGCATTCGGAGGTGACCTTTCATGA
- a CDS encoding phosphoribosylanthranilate isomerase, with protein MTFVKICGLKERAHIETAVEAGVNFIGFMFAPSKREITVEQAAELTKAIPPHVKKVGVFVNAEREAIEHFAKTVPLDYVQYHGDETPEFITEIGLPSIKAFSIRTKEDIEQAVRYNVDYYLFDAPGTDFRGGSGHTFDWSLLQEAHIPKEKVILAGGLRAENIAEAINLVQPFGVDVSSGVELDGQKNHELIQAFLQAAKGARIS; from the coding sequence ATGACATTTGTAAAAATTTGCGGCTTAAAAGAACGCGCACATATTGAAACCGCTGTTGAAGCAGGTGTTAATTTTATCGGATTTATGTTTGCGCCGAGCAAGCGTGAAATTACAGTTGAACAGGCAGCCGAGCTCACGAAAGCAATTCCCCCACATGTCAAAAAGGTCGGTGTGTTCGTCAATGCAGAACGCGAAGCAATTGAGCATTTCGCGAAAACGGTGCCGCTCGATTATGTACAGTATCACGGGGACGAAACGCCTGAATTTATTACGGAAATTGGACTACCTTCAATTAAAGCTTTCTCCATTCGTACAAAAGAAGATATTGAACAAGCCGTACGTTATAACGTGGACTACTATTTATTTGATGCTCCAGGCACAGACTTCCGCGGTGGCAGTGGCCATACATTCGACTGGTCACTACTTCAAGAAGCACACATCCCAAAGGAAAAAGTTATTTTAGCAGGTGGCTTACGTGCTGAAAATATTGCTGAGGCAATTAATCTTGTGCAGCCATTTGGCGTAGACGTTTCAAGCGGGGTTGAGCTAGATGGACAAAAGAATCACGAACTTATTCAAGCATTTCTACAGGCAGCTAAAGGAGCGAGGATTTCATGA
- the trpC gene encoding indole-3-glycerol phosphate synthase TrpC: MTILDKIIEQKKTELPGLHAQTPSFTVVEKQRPSLYETLIRADKLQVIAEMKRASPSKGNIATHIEPVEQALQYEAAGAACISVLTEQAFFKGSFADLYNVVNAVSIPVLCKDFMIDPVQIDYAKAAGASVILLIVAALSDEELASLFAYATDLGLEILVEVHDVEELERALKLKAKIIGVNNRNLKTFVVDLIQTEEIAKHFAADGVAFISESGIWNAEDAARVANAGAKGVLVGESLMRSGDVVADLQSLQIDISKKFGETV, translated from the coding sequence ATGACAATTTTAGACAAGATTATTGAACAGAAAAAAACGGAGCTCCCGGGATTACATGCTCAGACACCTAGCTTTACTGTTGTCGAAAAACAGCGCCCTTCTCTATATGAAACATTAATCCGTGCCGACAAATTACAAGTTATTGCCGAAATGAAACGTGCCTCTCCTTCTAAAGGAAATATTGCAACGCATATTGAACCAGTAGAACAGGCACTTCAATACGAAGCAGCGGGTGCGGCTTGTATTTCAGTGTTAACAGAACAAGCTTTTTTCAAAGGATCGTTTGCGGATTTATATAATGTAGTGAACGCCGTCAGTATTCCTGTGCTATGCAAGGATTTCATGATCGACCCCGTACAAATTGATTACGCGAAGGCGGCTGGGGCTTCGGTTATTTTATTAATCGTCGCAGCGCTTTCAGATGAGGAGCTCGCTTCCCTTTTTGCGTACGCAACGGACCTCGGTCTTGAAATTTTAGTCGAAGTGCATGATGTCGAAGAACTGGAGCGCGCACTAAAATTAAAAGCGAAAATTATCGGCGTGAATAACCGCAACTTAAAAACATTCGTAGTGGATTTAATCCAAACTGAAGAAATTGCCAAGCATTTTGCAGCAGATGGTGTAGCGTTTATTAGTGAAAGTGGTATTTGGAACGCAGAAGATGCGGCTCGCGTGGCGAATGCTGGCGCAAAAGGGGTGCTTGTTGGCGAATCACTTATGCGCAGTGGTGATGTTGTGGCAGACCTACAATCGTTACAAATCGACATATCAAAAAAGTTTGGTGAAACGGTATGA
- the trpD gene encoding anthranilate phosphoribosyltransferase: MILQPFIERVVQKGNLVFEEMVEAAQLVFNEETPKEEITSFLIAMSEKGETAHEVAGLASVMRSHAVQVDVPEGIYIDNCGTGGDGLHSFNISTTSAFVLAGGGLLVAKHGNRKVSSSSGSSDVLEALGIELVPTMEQTVDLLQKHGIAFLHAPNMHPKLKRIGEVRQAIGKPTIFNLAGPLTNPVPLKTQFVGINRPAFTTDYAQVLHMLGRERAVVVSGSCGMDEASLDGENTFVLLDHGDIIPFKLRAEDVGLTPQPLSAIRGGSPADNAVIMRDLLAGKQSVYFDTVILNAGIGFFAYGLADTMMEGIEMARDSIFSGRALEKLNNVIAYSQNAMKDGAKQ; encoded by the coding sequence ATGATATTGCAACCATTTATTGAGCGCGTCGTACAAAAAGGAAATTTAGTATTTGAGGAAATGGTCGAAGCGGCTCAGCTTGTATTTAATGAAGAAACACCAAAAGAGGAGATTACTTCTTTTTTAATTGCGATGAGTGAAAAAGGTGAAACGGCTCATGAAGTGGCAGGTCTTGCTTCTGTTATGCGCTCTCATGCGGTTCAAGTAGACGTTCCTGAAGGCATTTATATCGATAATTGCGGAACTGGTGGTGACGGCTTGCATAGCTTCAATATTAGTACGACTTCCGCCTTTGTTCTTGCGGGTGGCGGACTGCTTGTTGCAAAGCATGGCAACCGAAAAGTTTCAAGCTCTTCTGGTAGCTCTGACGTATTAGAAGCGCTTGGTATTGAGCTTGTCCCAACAATGGAACAAACAGTTGATTTGCTACAAAAACACGGAATTGCCTTTTTACATGCACCAAATATGCATCCGAAATTAAAGCGCATCGGTGAGGTACGCCAGGCGATTGGTAAGCCAACAATTTTCAATTTAGCTGGCCCGTTAACAAATCCGGTTCCATTAAAAACACAATTTGTTGGCATTAATCGCCCAGCGTTTACAACAGATTATGCACAAGTACTTCATATGCTTGGGCGTGAACGTGCAGTTGTCGTATCTGGCTCTTGCGGTATGGATGAGGCTTCTTTAGATGGTGAAAACACATTCGTACTGCTAGATCACGGCGATATCATTCCGTTTAAATTACGCGCAGAGGATGTTGGGTTAACACCACAGCCACTATCTGCGATTCGCGGTGGCAGTCCTGCTGATAACGCGGTAATCATGCGCGATTTACTTGCAGGTAAACAAAGTGTTTATTTTGATACGGTTATATTAAATGCAGGAATTGGCTTTTTCGCTTATGGATTAGCTGACACGATGATGGAAGGTATTGAAATGGCGCGTGACAGTATTTTCTCTGGGCGTGCGCTCGAAAAATTAAACAATGTTATTGCCTATAGTCAAAATGCAATGAAAGATGGTGCGAAACAATGA